The following are encoded together in the Balaenoptera acutorostrata chromosome 9, mBalAcu1.1, whole genome shotgun sequence genome:
- the LOC130708890 gene encoding lysine-specific demethylase 4D-like yields MKAMKSRSNWARNPSCRIMVFHPTKEEFNDFDKYIAYMESQGAHRAGVAKIIPPKDWKARQTYDDINDILIAAPLQQVTSGQAGVFTQYHKKKKAMTVGEYHHLANSAKYRTPAHFDFKELERKYWKTRLYDSPVYGADVSGSLFDQNTEQWNLGHLGTIQDLLEQECGVVIEGVNTPYLYFGMWKTAFAWHTEDMDLYSINYLHFGEPKTWYAVPPEHGRRLERLARELFPGSARGCEAFLRHKVALISPTVLKDNGIPFDRVTQEAGEFMVTFPYGYHSGFNHGFNCAEAINFASPRWIDYGKVASQCSCGEARVAFSMDAFVRILQPERYELWKRGQDRTVVDHTQPTAPDSQVLNAWREIRAPGGAALGQRHHLPRRALRPPRAVAAGGGTSHRVPVRSVSRRPSPARGSCSAAQFRDAATSTSGEPGPSQPPTPGPSAPDRHPAGRCGPCRRPWEQGTEEPAAPPRAKRRLSLDTDQDPEAQPLPLDAPSPDSAAPLSPGLQHPSTASGCGCGPVP; encoded by the coding sequence ATGAAAGCTATGAAGTCTAGGTCCAACTGGGCCCGGAACCCAAGTTGTAGAATAATGGTATTTCATCCAACCAAAGAAGAATTTAATGATTTCGATAAATACATTGCTTATATGGAATCCCAAGGTGCACACCGAGCAGGCGTGGCGAAGATCATTCCACCCAAGGACTGGAAAGCCAGACAGACCTATGATGATATCAATGACATCTTAATAGCCGCTCCCCTCCAGCAGGTGACTTCTGGGCAGGCAGGTGTGTTTACTCAATAccacaaaaagaagaaagccatGACCGTGGGTGAGTACCACCACTTAGCAAATAGTGCAAAATACCGGACTCCAGCACACTTTGATTTTAAGGAGCTGGAGCGAAAATATTGGAAAACACGCCTCTATGATTCACCAGTATATGGTGCGGACGTCAGTGGCTCCTTATTCGATCAAAACACGGAGCAGTGGAACCTTGGACACCTGGGAACCATTCAGGACCTGCTGGAGCAGGAGTGCGGAGTGGTCATCGAAGGCGTCAACACCCCGTACCTGTACTTCGGCATGTGGAAGACTGCCTTCGCCTGGCACACGGAGGACATGGACCTTTACAGCATCAACTACCTGCACTTCGGGGAGCCCAAGACGTGGTACGCGGTGCCCCCGGAGCACGGCCGGCGCCTGGAACGCCTGGCCAGGGAGCTTTTCCCGGGCAGCGCGCGGGGCTGTGAGGCCTTCCTGCGGCACAAGGTGGCTCTCATCTCGCCCACGGTCCTCAAGGACAACGGCATCCCCTTCGATCGGGTCACTCAGGAGGCTGGAGAGTTCATGGTGACCTTTCCCTATGGCTACCACTCTGGCTTCAACCATGGCTTCAACTGCGCGGAAGCCATCAATTTCGCCTCCCCGCGCTGGATCGATTATGGCAAAGTGGCCTCGCAGTGCAGCTGCGGGGAGGCCCGGGTCGCCTTCTCCATGGACGCCTTCGTGCGCATCCTGCAACCGGAGCGCTACGAGCTGTGGAAACGCGGGCAGGACCGGACCGTGGTGGACCACACGCAGCCCACGGCGCCGGACAGCCAGGTCCTGAACGCCTGGAGGGAGATCCGCGCGCCCGGGGGAGCCGCTCTTGGCCAGAGGCACCACCTGCCCCGCCGCGCTCTGCGCCCCCCTAGGGCTGTAGCCGCGGGCGGTGGGACCAGCCACCGAGTCCCTGTGCGTTCTGTGTCCCGGCGCCCCTCGCCGGCCCGGGGTTCTTGCTCTGCCGCCCAGTTCAGGGATGCGGCCACCAGCACCTCCGGGGAGCCCGGCCCGTCCCAGCCGCCGACCCCAGGTCCATCCGCCCCGGATCGCCACCCAGCTGGAAGATGTGGCCCTTGTCGTCGTCCTTGGGAACAGGGCACTGAGGAGCCAGCTGCTCCCCCCAGGGCTAAGAGGAGGCTGTCGTTAGACACAGATCAGGACCCAGAGGCTCAGCCCCTGCCTCTGGATGCACCCTCGCCGGACAGCGCCGCCCCGCTCAGCCCTGGGCTCCAGCATCCCTCCACGGCTTCTGGCTGTGGTTGTGGCCCCGTCCCCTAA
- the LOC130708853 gene encoding alpha-(1,3)-fucosyltransferase 4-like isoform X1 has product MGREEGRGSSIPPRGSVPLGRLPPAPACARAAAPSGGSRTSCRRPGMNRALTLEGKNLGGRDGGLGRSWEGIPGRRERQRQAKAWGARRGPGSRRRHPESRAGAGALPGSPGTLEGPGSGRRCSRRRPGLGRAGLVGRAVEGRDGAALGWAAGSASLALDSRRAASGGEESKTCGPLDPGTALSRSRSGGEQQRRLNPQRQHESGHRRSGLAAARRAAAALPALAMGARWGRRRTRRGGLRLSEAQLALMAASLVCSAVVVYVCWKQLPPLPWASSVPPRRVSVLLWWEPFGGRHRAKRPPPDCRLRFNISGCRLLTDRAASGEAQAVLFHHGDLVKGPPDWPPPWGVHVRPAEEQQVLIDDEEEAAEALALAASGPRPLGQRWVWMNFESPTHSPGLQSLARNLFNWTLSYRADSDILVPYGYLYPRTHPSEQPAGLVPPLARKQGLVAWVVSNWDERQARVPYYSQLSQYVTLDLFGKGGPRQPLPDVGLLHTINYKVKE; this is encoded by the coding sequence ATGGGgcgagaggaaggaagaggatctTCGATCCCGCCCCGAGGCTCGGTACCCCTGGGCCGCCTTCCTCCCGCGCCCGCCTGCGCTCGCGCCGCCGCGCCTTCTGGAGGGTCTCGCACCAGCTGCCGGCGCCCAGGGATGAACCGGGCCCTCACTCTGGAAGGCAAGAATCTGGGCGGCCGCGATGGAGGGCTCGGGCGCAGCTGGGAAGGAATCCCCGGCAGGCGAGAGCGCCAGCGCCAGGCCAAGGCGTGGGGTGCGCGGAGAGGTCCGGGATCACGGCGACGGCATCCGGAgtcgcgggcgggggcgggggcgctgCCGGGGAGTCCGGGAACCCTGGAGGGGCCGGGGAGTGGGCGGAGGTGCAGCAGGAGGCGCCCGGGGCTTGGCCGGGCTGGTCTGGTCGGGCGCGCGGTGGAGGGGAGGGACGGGGCTGCGCTGGGCTGGGCCGCCGGGTCCGCTTCCCTCGCCCTGGACTCTCGCCGGGCGGCGAGTGGTGGGGAAGAGAGCAAGACCTGCGGGCCTTTAGATCCTGGGACCGCCCTTTCCCGCTCCAGGTCGGGCGGCGAGCAGCAACGAAGGCTGAACCCTCAGCGGCAGCATGAGAGCGGGCACCGCCGCTCCGGGCTTGCGGCCgcgcggcgggcggcggcggctctGCCGGCGCTCGCCATGGGCGCGCGGTGGGGCCGGCGGCGCACTCGGCGTGGAGGCCTGAGGCTGTCCGAGGCCCAGTTGGCGCTGATGGCCGCCAGCCTGGTGTGCAGCGCCGTGGTCGTCTATGTTTGCTGGAAGCAGCTGCCGCCGCTGCCCTGGGCCTCCTCCGTCCCGCCGCGGCGGGTGAGCGTGCTGCTGTGGTGGGAGCCCTTCGGGGGCCGGCACAGAGCCAAAAGGCCGCCCCCTGATTGCCGGCTGCGCTTCAACATCAGCGGCTGCCGCCTGCTCACTGATCGCGCGGCCTCTGGGGAGGCCCAGGCGGTGCTTTTCCACCACGGAGACTTGGTGAAGGGACCCCCGGACTGGCCCCCGCCCTGGGGCGTCCACGTGCGCCCGGCGGAGGAGCAGCAGGTGCTGATCGACGACGAGGAGGAAGCCGCGGAGGCCTTAGCCCTGGCTGCCTCGGGCCCCAGGCCCCTGGGCCAGCGCTGGGTGTGGATGAACTTCGAGTCACCCACCCACTCCCCGGGGCTGCAGAGCCTGGCACGTAACCTCTTCAACTGGACGCTCTCCTACCGGGCCGACTCGGACATCTTAGTGCCTTACGGCTACCTCTACCCTAGGACCCATCCCAGCGAGCAGCCGGCGGGTCTGGTCCCGCCGCTGGCCCGGAAACAAGGGCTGGTGGCCTGGGTGGTGAGCAACTGGGACGAGCGCCAGGCGCGGGTCCCCTACTACAGCCAGCTGAGCCAGTACGTGACCTTGGACCTCTTCGGCAAGGGCGGGCCCAGGCAGCCGCTGCCTGACGTCGGGCTTCTGCACACAATCAATTATAAAGTGAAAGAGTAA
- the LOC130708853 gene encoding alpha-(1,3)-fucosyltransferase 4-like isoform X2 — protein sequence MGARWGRRRTRRGGLRLSEAQLALMAASLVCSAVVVYVCWKQLPPLPWASSVPPRRVSVLLWWEPFGGRHRAKRPPPDCRLRFNISGCRLLTDRAASGEAQAVLFHHGDLVKGPPDWPPPWGVHVRPAEEQQVLIDDEEEAAEALALAASGPRPLGQRWVWMNFESPTHSPGLQSLARNLFNWTLSYRADSDILVPYGYLYPRTHPSEQPAGLVPPLARKQGLVAWVVSNWDERQARVPYYSQLSQYVTLDLFGKGGPRQPLPDVGLLHTINYKVKE from the coding sequence ATGGGCGCGCGGTGGGGCCGGCGGCGCACTCGGCGTGGAGGCCTGAGGCTGTCCGAGGCCCAGTTGGCGCTGATGGCCGCCAGCCTGGTGTGCAGCGCCGTGGTCGTCTATGTTTGCTGGAAGCAGCTGCCGCCGCTGCCCTGGGCCTCCTCCGTCCCGCCGCGGCGGGTGAGCGTGCTGCTGTGGTGGGAGCCCTTCGGGGGCCGGCACAGAGCCAAAAGGCCGCCCCCTGATTGCCGGCTGCGCTTCAACATCAGCGGCTGCCGCCTGCTCACTGATCGCGCGGCCTCTGGGGAGGCCCAGGCGGTGCTTTTCCACCACGGAGACTTGGTGAAGGGACCCCCGGACTGGCCCCCGCCCTGGGGCGTCCACGTGCGCCCGGCGGAGGAGCAGCAGGTGCTGATCGACGACGAGGAGGAAGCCGCGGAGGCCTTAGCCCTGGCTGCCTCGGGCCCCAGGCCCCTGGGCCAGCGCTGGGTGTGGATGAACTTCGAGTCACCCACCCACTCCCCGGGGCTGCAGAGCCTGGCACGTAACCTCTTCAACTGGACGCTCTCCTACCGGGCCGACTCGGACATCTTAGTGCCTTACGGCTACCTCTACCCTAGGACCCATCCCAGCGAGCAGCCGGCGGGTCTGGTCCCGCCGCTGGCCCGGAAACAAGGGCTGGTGGCCTGGGTGGTGAGCAACTGGGACGAGCGCCAGGCGCGGGTCCCCTACTACAGCCAGCTGAGCCAGTACGTGACCTTGGACCTCTTCGGCAAGGGCGGGCCCAGGCAGCCGCTGCCTGACGTCGGGCTTCTGCACACAATCAATTATAAAGTGAAAGAGTAA